The proteins below are encoded in one region of Clostridium fermenticellae:
- a CDS encoding DUF3100 domain-containing protein, with protein sequence MLKKYLKIFLLAFLLVVICEFIGEKKIKLGPGYLIFLPMLFALIMGVIISLPKLKLISNKEMSLSNEIMGIAVILFVAKIGTTMGPSIVALIESGWALCFQELGHFFGTVILGLPIAILLGLGREAVGATFSIDREPNIAIISEKYGMDSPEGHGVMGIYICGTLFGAAYIGLLAGYMGSLKIFNPLALAMGSGVGSGSMMAAASGAIAAVFPSEAKEIASFSAASNLLTTIIGIYFTLFISLPVANKFYDWLQPRIGKNRKREGES encoded by the coding sequence ATGCTGAAAAAATATCTTAAAATTTTTTTACTGGCTTTTCTACTAGTCGTAATATGTGAATTCATAGGAGAGAAAAAAATTAAGCTTGGACCTGGATATCTTATATTTTTACCAATGTTATTTGCCTTAATAATGGGTGTTATTATAAGCCTTCCGAAATTAAAGCTGATCTCTAACAAAGAGATGAGCCTATCTAACGAAATTATGGGAATTGCGGTAATACTTTTTGTAGCTAAAATAGGTACTACCATGGGGCCTTCTATAGTTGCTCTCATTGAATCAGGCTGGGCGCTTTGTTTCCAGGAACTTGGACATTTTTTCGGAACTGTTATTCTGGGACTTCCAATAGCTATTTTGCTTGGACTTGGGCGTGAAGCTGTAGGAGCTACTTTCTCAATCGATCGTGAGCCCAATATAGCTATAATTTCGGAAAAATATGGTATGGATTCTCCGGAAGGACATGGAGTTATGGGAATATATATTTGTGGAACATTGTTTGGTGCGGCTTATATCGGACTTCTTGCAGGATATATGGGATCTCTTAAGATATTTAATCCTCTGGCTCTTGCCATGGGATCGGGAGTTGGATCTGGAAGTATGATGGCAGCGGCTTCAGGTGCTATTGCGGCGGTATTTCCATCAGAAGCTAAAGAGATAGCAAGTTTTTCAGCAGCTTCCAATTTACTTACTACTATAATAGGAATATATTTTACATTATTTATTTCCCTGCCAGTTGCAAATAAATTCTATGACTGGCTGCAGCCTAGGATTGGAAAAAATAGAAAAAGGGAAGGGGAAAGTTAA
- a CDS encoding amidohydrolase has protein sequence MDAKEIEKLKQKVCKAIDDNSEKIISFSKSVEKEPELGFKEKKTSEKMKNIFDDIGLKYRDGLAVTGVKAKLKDGHNGINIAILGEMDAVICRGNKNTDPETGAAHTCGHHLQLGALIGSAIGLKLSGISDRLNGNVTFMAVPSEECIEFDYRQKLIQQGKIHFFGGKQELIYQGEFDDVDIAVMMHSLKNCPDPAILIGKSSNGFLAKTIQYIGKAAHAAEAPEQGVNALNAAMIGLIGVNALRETFKDEDYVRFHSIITKGGDVVNSIPDDVRIESYVRARTIDAMVNTSEKVDRALKAGGDAVGAKTIIRTIPGYLPLECSQELNDIYRHNCSKILPKGSILDGGHFFASTDMGDVSQILPSIHPYVGGISGSLHEKDFNVEDYYSACVLPAKLFAMLVIDLLTDNAEKARYVIEKFRPQLSKKEYLKILSGFNKVIGGERC, from the coding sequence ATGGATGCTAAGGAAATTGAAAAATTGAAGCAGAAGGTATGTAAAGCTATTGATGACAATTCCGAAAAGATAATAAGCTTTTCAAAATCTGTGGAAAAAGAACCGGAATTAGGATTTAAAGAAAAGAAGACGTCTGAAAAGATGAAAAATATTTTTGATGACATAGGCTTGAAATACAGAGATGGATTAGCTGTTACTGGAGTAAAGGCAAAATTGAAGGATGGACATAATGGTATAAATATAGCTATCCTTGGGGAGATGGATGCTGTCATATGCAGGGGAAATAAGAATACAGATCCTGAAACAGGGGCAGCTCATACCTGTGGACATCACCTTCAACTCGGAGCTTTAATTGGTTCAGCTATAGGTCTGAAATTGTCTGGAATTTCTGACAGATTAAATGGAAATGTGACCTTTATGGCAGTACCTTCGGAAGAATGTATTGAATTTGATTACAGACAGAAACTTATACAGCAGGGAAAAATTCATTTCTTTGGGGGCAAACAGGAACTCATATATCAAGGCGAATTTGATGATGTGGATATAGCTGTGATGATGCATTCCCTGAAGAATTGTCCGGATCCTGCGATATTAATTGGAAAATCCAGTAATGGATTCCTGGCAAAGACTATACAGTACATAGGAAAAGCAGCTCATGCAGCTGAAGCACCGGAGCAGGGTGTAAATGCATTAAATGCTGCAATGATTGGACTTATAGGTGTAAATGCCTTGAGAGAAACCTTTAAAGATGAAGATTATGTAAGATTTCATTCTATTATTACAAAAGGTGGAGATGTAGTAAACAGCATTCCTGATGATGTCAGAATTGAAAGTTACGTTCGTGCAAGGACCATAGATGCTATGGTAAATACAAGTGAAAAAGTTGATAGGGCCCTTAAGGCTGGAGGAGATGCAGTAGGTGCTAAAACTATTATAAGAACAATACCGGGATATCTTCCGCTTGAATGTTCACAGGAATTAAATGATATATATAGACATAATTGCAGTAAAATTTTACCTAAAGGCAGTATACTCGATGGAGGACATTTTTTTGCTTCTACTGATATGGGAGATGTATCCCAGATACTTCCGAGTATACACCCTTACGTAGGTGGAATCAGTGGTAGTCTTCATGAAAAAGACTTCAATGTTGAGGATTACTATTCAGCCTGTGTGCTTCCCGCTAAATTATTTGCAATGCTTGTAATAGATCTACTGACTGATAATGCAGAAAAAGCCAGATATGTAATTGAAAAATTTAGACCTCAATTGTCTAAAAAGGAATATTTAAAAATTCTGAGTGGATTTAATAAAGTAATAGGAGGAGAAAGATGCTGA
- a CDS encoding zinc-ribbon domain-containing protein — MADRTLVCKDCGKEFVFTEGEQEFYKEKGFENEPKRCPECRKARKQQNRGFRK; from the coding sequence ATGGCAGATAGAACTTTAGTTTGTAAAGATTGTGGGAAAGAATTTGTATTCACAGAAGGTGAACAGGAATTCTACAAAGAAAAAGGTTTTGAAAATGAACCTAAAAGATGTCCTGAATGTAGAAAAGCAAGAAAACAACAGAACAGAGGATTTAGAAAATAG